A single genomic interval of Celeribacter indicus harbors:
- a CDS encoding response regulator: MSNEIHLLIVDDDERIRGLLQKFLIRSGFCVTAARDAAHARRLLAGLEFDLIVLDVMMPGEDGISLTRDLRKRMSTPILLLTAKGETADRIAGLEAGADDYLPKPFEPKELLLRINAVLRRVPHVEEAEAPPKYLHLGRLRYDVERGELWEGEQVVRLTATEAQLMRIFVSSPGEPVSRTDLVERLGRDGGQAQERAVDVQITRLRRKLEDDPRQPRYLQTVRGAGYMLTPE, translated from the coding sequence GTGAGCAACGAGATTCACCTGCTGATCGTGGACGACGACGAGCGGATCCGGGGGCTGTTGCAGAAATTCCTGATCCGCAGCGGGTTCTGCGTGACGGCTGCGCGGGATGCGGCGCATGCCCGGCGGCTGCTCGCCGGGCTGGAATTCGATCTCATCGTGCTCGACGTGATGATGCCGGGAGAGGACGGGATCTCGCTGACGCGCGATCTGCGCAAGAGAATGTCGACCCCGATCCTGCTCCTGACGGCGAAGGGGGAGACGGCGGACCGCATCGCCGGGCTCGAGGCGGGGGCGGATGATTATCTGCCGAAGCCCTTCGAGCCGAAGGAGCTTCTGCTGCGGATCAACGCGGTGTTGCGCCGGGTTCCGCATGTCGAGGAGGCGGAGGCGCCGCCGAAGTACCTGCATCTCGGGCGGTTGCGCTACGACGTGGAGCGCGGCGAGCTCTGGGAAGGGGAGCAGGTGGTGCGGCTGACGGCGACCGAGGCCCAGCTCATGCGGATCTTCGTCTCCTCGCCGGGAGAGCCGGTGTCGCGGACGGATCTCGTGGAACGGCTGGGCCGGGACGGCGGGCAGGCGCAGGAGCGGGCGGTGGATGTGCAGATCACGCGGCTCAGGCGCAAGCTCGAGGACGACCCGCGCCAGCCGCGCTATCTCCAGACCGTGCGCGGGGCGGGCTACATGCTGACGCCGGAATAA
- a CDS encoding exodeoxyribonuclease VII small subunit encodes MSETQVSDMSFEQAMAELDQVVSKLERGDVALEDSIRLYERGAALKAHCERKLKEAEEKVEKITVGPDGNAAGTSKADV; translated from the coding sequence ATGAGCGAGACTCAGGTCAGTGACATGTCCTTCGAACAGGCGATGGCGGAACTCGATCAGGTGGTGAGCAAGCTCGAGCGCGGTGACGTGGCGCTGGAGGACAGCATCCGGCTTTACGAGCGCGGCGCGGCGCTGAAGGCGCATTGCGAGCGCAAGCTCAAGGAGGCCGAGGAGAAGGTCGAGAAGATCACCGTCGGACCGGATGGCAACGCAGCGGGGACAAGCAAGGCGGACGTCTGA
- a CDS encoding polyprenyl synthetase family protein, giving the protein MQDALSGCRAAVDACFDTVFEGFGTLPVEEGMRYAVNGGKRLRAFLVMEGATLHGVSPERSVWAAAAIEALHAYSLVHDDLPCMDDDDLRRGQPTVHKRWDETTAVLVGDALQTLAFELLTRPELDAPAEARGALVASLAKAAGARGMVRGQAQDIAAETARAPLTLDEITELQANKTGALIEWSARAGAILGGADPEPLGRYAQALGLAFQIRDDILDVEGDAEKTGKAVGKDARAGKATFVSLLGLEGAKARASSLVDEACAALSPYGTRAEALRDLARFVISRET; this is encoded by the coding sequence ATGCAGGACGCACTTTCCGGGTGCCGGGCGGCGGTGGACGCCTGTTTCGACACGGTGTTCGAGGGCTTCGGGACGCTGCCCGTCGAGGAGGGGATGCGCTATGCCGTGAATGGCGGCAAGCGGCTTCGCGCCTTTCTGGTGATGGAGGGTGCGACGCTGCACGGGGTCAGTCCCGAGCGGTCGGTCTGGGCCGCGGCCGCGATCGAGGCGCTTCACGCCTACAGCCTCGTCCACGACGACCTGCCCTGCATGGACGACGACGATCTGCGGCGGGGGCAGCCGACGGTCCACAAGCGGTGGGACGAGACCACCGCCGTGCTGGTGGGCGATGCGCTCCAGACGCTTGCCTTCGAGCTTCTGACGCGGCCGGAACTGGATGCACCGGCGGAGGCGAGGGGCGCGCTGGTCGCGTCGTTGGCGAAAGCCGCCGGGGCGCGCGGCATGGTCCGGGGCCAGGCGCAGGACATCGCGGCGGAGACGGCGCGGGCGCCGCTGACGCTCGACGAGATCACCGAGCTTCAGGCAAACAAGACCGGCGCGCTCATCGAATGGTCTGCGCGTGCGGGGGCCATTCTCGGCGGCGCGGATCCGGAGCCGCTCGGGCGCTATGCGCAGGCGTTGGGCCTCGCCTTCCAGATCCGGGATGACATCCTCGATGTCGAGGGCGATGCCGAGAAGACCGGGAAGGCCGTGGGCAAGGATGCGCGGGCGGGAAAGGCCACTTTCGTCTCCCTGCTCGGACTTGAGGGCGCGAAGGCCCGTGCTAGCTCTCTTGTGGACGAGGCCTGTGCGGCATTGAGCCCCTATGGCACACGGGCGGAAGCCTTGCGAGATCTGGCCCGGTTCGTTATCTCGCGGGAAACCTGA
- the dxs gene encoding 1-deoxy-D-xylulose-5-phosphate synthase: MSDRPATPTLDRVTVPADMKVLSDAELRRLADELRQETISAVSVTGGHLGAGLGVVELTVALHAVFDAPRDRIVWDVSHQTYPHKILTGRRDRIRTLRQEGGLSGFTKRSESPYDPFGAAHSSTSISAALGFAVARDLGGAPEHGIGDCIAVIGDGSMSAGMAFEALNNAGHLGKRLIVVLNDNDMSIAPPTGALSSYLTRLYTGAPFQELKAAAKGAVSLLPHPFQEGAKRAKEMLKGMAIGGTLFEELGFSYVGPVDGHDMEQLLSVLRVVKARATGPILIHAITQKGKGYAPAEGRADKGHATGKFDVVTGEQKKAASNAPSYTSVFARALIQEAEADDKIVAVTAAMPDGTGLNLFAERFPKRCFDVGIAEQHGVTFCAGLAAGGMKPFCAMYSTFLQRGYDQVVHDVAIQRLPVRFAIDRAGLVGADGATHAGSFDIAFLSNLPGMVVMAAADEAELKHMVATAAAHDTGPIAFRYPRGEGVGVQMPERGEPLEIGKGRVVREGERVALLSFGTRLEHAQQAAENLAAKGISCTVADARFAKPLDHALIRDLAAHHEALITLEEGAIGGFGSHVADFLAREGVFDRGLKFRSMTLPDIFIDQASPEAMYRIAGLSVADIEAKVLATLGVADLASRRA; encoded by the coding sequence ATGTCCGACCGTCCAGCCACGCCGACCCTCGACCGGGTGACCGTTCCCGCCGATATGAAAGTCCTGTCCGACGCGGAGCTGAGGCGTCTGGCCGACGAGTTGCGCCAGGAGACGATTTCGGCGGTGTCGGTGACGGGCGGGCATCTGGGGGCGGGGCTCGGTGTGGTGGAGCTGACGGTGGCGCTCCATGCGGTGTTCGACGCGCCGCGGGACCGGATCGTCTGGGACGTCTCGCATCAGACCTATCCGCACAAGATCCTGACCGGACGGCGCGACCGGATCCGCACCCTGCGGCAGGAGGGCGGGCTGTCGGGGTTCACCAAACGGTCGGAAAGCCCCTATGACCCGTTCGGGGCGGCGCACAGCTCCACCTCGATCTCGGCGGCGCTGGGCTTTGCTGTGGCGCGCGATCTCGGCGGGGCGCCGGAGCACGGAATCGGCGATTGTATTGCGGTGATCGGCGACGGATCCATGTCGGCGGGGATGGCGTTCGAGGCGCTGAACAATGCGGGCCATCTCGGCAAGCGGCTGATCGTCGTCCTGAACGACAACGACATGTCGATCGCACCGCCGACCGGGGCGCTCTCCTCCTATCTCACGCGGCTCTATACCGGCGCGCCGTTCCAGGAGCTGAAGGCAGCGGCGAAGGGCGCGGTGTCGCTCCTGCCGCATCCGTTCCAGGAGGGGGCGAAGCGGGCCAAGGAGATGCTCAAGGGCATGGCCATCGGCGGGACATTGTTCGAGGAGCTCGGGTTTTCCTATGTCGGGCCGGTGGACGGGCATGACATGGAGCAGCTCCTGAGCGTGCTGCGGGTGGTGAAGGCGCGGGCCACGGGGCCGATCCTGATCCACGCGATCACGCAGAAGGGCAAGGGCTACGCCCCGGCCGAGGGGCGCGCGGACAAGGGGCATGCGACCGGCAAGTTCGACGTCGTGACCGGCGAGCAGAAGAAGGCGGCGTCGAATGCGCCGTCCTATACCTCGGTTTTCGCCAGGGCGCTTATCCAGGAAGCGGAAGCGGATGACAAGATCGTCGCGGTGACCGCCGCCATGCCGGACGGGACGGGGCTCAATCTTTTTGCGGAGCGGTTTCCGAAACGGTGTTTCGACGTGGGGATCGCGGAACAGCATGGCGTCACCTTCTGTGCCGGCCTTGCCGCCGGCGGGATGAAGCCGTTCTGCGCGATGTATTCGACCTTCCTGCAACGCGGGTACGATCAGGTCGTCCACGATGTTGCGATCCAGCGGCTGCCCGTGCGCTTCGCCATCGACCGCGCCGGGCTCGTGGGGGCGGACGGGGCGACGCATGCCGGGTCCTTCGACATCGCTTTTCTCTCCAACCTTCCGGGCATGGTGGTTATGGCGGCGGCCGATGAGGCGGAGCTGAAACATATGGTCGCGACCGCAGCCGCGCATGATACGGGGCCGATCGCCTTCCGTTACCCGCGCGGCGAGGGGGTCGGCGTTCAGATGCCCGAACGTGGAGAACCGCTCGAGATCGGCAAGGGCCGTGTGGTGCGCGAGGGGGAGCGCGTGGCGCTCCTGTCCTTCGGCACGCGGCTCGAACATGCGCAGCAGGCGGCGGAGAACCTCGCGGCGAAGGGGATTTCCTGCACCGTCGCGGATGCGCGCTTTGCCAAGCCGCTCGATCACGCGCTGATCCGCGATCTTGCCGCCCATCACGAGGCGCTGATCACGCTCGAGGAGGGCGCGATCGGCGGATTCGGGTCGCATGTGGCCGATTTCCTCGCGCGCGAGGGCGTATTCGACCGCGGTCTGAAATTCCGCTCCATGACGCTGCCCGACATCTTCATCGACCAGGCCAGCCCCGAGGCCATGTACCGGATCGCGGGGCTGAGCGTGGCAGATATCGAGGCGAAGGTGCTCGCCACGCTCGGTGTCGCGGATCTTGCGAGCCGGCGGGCCTAG
- a CDS encoding exopolysaccharide biosynthesis protein, protein MPEIRTVNDILTALDHACSGDAVTVDLILDEIGHSSFAPALLVPALLLVSPLSGIPGMPTVGSVIMLLFAIQAILGVDHLWLPGVIRRRQLPCGRVSNAVGWLRKPAEWIDRRTGRRIAVLARPPWNNLVYVTIVLLCMIIPFLELLPMVTSVACFAISLFMIGIMVRDGLLVLFGYATVAGFAVAVVLLTQKLAGL, encoded by the coding sequence ATGCCAGAAATCCGCACCGTCAACGACATCCTCACCGCGCTGGACCACGCCTGTAGCGGAGACGCCGTGACCGTGGACCTGATTCTCGACGAGATCGGCCATAGCTCCTTCGCGCCCGCGCTGCTGGTCCCCGCCCTTCTGCTCGTCTCCCCGCTCTCGGGCATCCCCGGCATGCCCACCGTCGGCTCGGTGATCATGCTGCTCTTCGCGATCCAGGCCATTCTCGGTGTCGACCACCTCTGGCTGCCCGGTGTCATCCGGCGCCGGCAACTCCCCTGCGGCCGCGTCTCCAATGCCGTGGGCTGGCTGCGCAAACCCGCGGAATGGATCGACAGGCGCACGGGGCGGCGCATCGCCGTGCTCGCACGTCCCCCCTGGAACAACCTCGTCTATGTGACGATCGTCCTGTTGTGCATGATCATACCGTTTCTCGAGCTGCTGCCGATGGTGACCTCCGTCGCCTGCTTCGCGATCAGCCTCTTCATGATCGGCATCATGGTGCGCGACGGCCTGCTCGTGCTCTTCGGCTATGCGACAGTGGCGGGCTTCGCCGTCGCCGTCGTCCTGCTCACGCAGAAACTCGCCGGGCTCTAG
- a CDS encoding MFS transporter, translated as MTDLATAPAHIRPGIIQFALAMGGFAIGTTEFASMSLLPYLARGLGIGEAEASHVISAYALGVVVGAPVIAVLAARFERRRLLVALMGLFCVANLMSAFAPDYGTMLLFRFLSGVPHGAYFGIAALMAASLVAPNQRGKAVARLMLGLTIATVLGVPMSNVLGQSVGWRWAFALVAVLAAVTGVLILTYAPRGPKGGASSDPLRELSALGNRQVLLTLLSGAVGFGGFFAIYTYLASILLEVTHLREDVVPLYLAVMGIGMTFGTLIAGWAADRALNLSVFLLFAINIGLMLSLPALAGQAWGMLGFVVAMGLAGGFPILGQTRLMLVAGEAQSLAASLHHSAFNVANALGPFVASLFIARGYGFPSAGYVGAALTLGGAIIYAITLMDYRRIPARSARRPER; from the coding sequence ATGACAGATCTCGCCACGGCCCCGGCCCATATCCGGCCCGGCATCATCCAATTCGCGCTGGCGATGGGCGGATTCGCCATCGGAACGACGGAATTCGCCTCGATGAGCCTTCTGCCCTATCTCGCGCGCGGGCTGGGGATCGGGGAGGCGGAGGCGAGCCATGTGATTTCCGCCTATGCGCTGGGCGTGGTGGTCGGGGCGCCGGTGATCGCGGTGCTGGCGGCGCGGTTCGAGCGGCGGCGGCTCCTCGTGGCGCTGATGGGCCTGTTCTGTGTCGCGAACCTGATGTCGGCCTTCGCGCCGGATTACGGCACGATGCTTCTGTTCCGGTTCCTCAGCGGGGTGCCGCACGGCGCCTATTTCGGCATTGCCGCGTTGATGGCGGCGTCGCTCGTGGCGCCGAACCAGCGGGGCAAGGCGGTGGCGCGGCTCATGCTCGGGCTCACCATCGCGACCGTGCTCGGCGTTCCGATGTCGAACGTGCTGGGACAGAGCGTTGGCTGGCGCTGGGCCTTCGCGCTTGTCGCGGTGCTGGCGGCGGTGACGGGGGTGCTGATCCTGACCTACGCGCCGCGGGGGCCGAAAGGCGGGGCGAGTTCCGATCCGCTGCGCGAGCTTTCCGCGCTGGGCAACCGGCAGGTGCTTTTGACGCTCCTGAGCGGCGCGGTGGGATTCGGCGGGTTCTTTGCGATCTATACCTATCTCGCCTCGATCCTCCTCGAGGTGACGCATCTGCGCGAGGATGTGGTGCCGCTCTACCTCGCGGTGATGGGCATCGGCATGACCTTTGGCACGCTGATCGCGGGCTGGGCGGCGGATCGCGCGCTCAACCTCTCCGTTTTCCTGCTGTTCGCGATCAATATCGGACTGATGCTGTCGCTGCCCGCGCTGGCGGGGCAGGCCTGGGGCATGCTCGGTTTCGTGGTCGCGATGGGACTGGCGGGCGGATTTCCGATCCTCGGGCAGACGCGGCTGATGCTGGTCGCGGGAGAGGCGCAGTCGCTGGCGGCATCGCTGCATCACTCCGCCTTCAACGTGGCCAATGCGTTAGGGCCGTTCGTCGCCTCGCTCTTCATCGCGCGGGGCTACGGGTTTCCCTCGGCGGGCTATGTCGGTGCGGCACTGACGCTGGGCGGAGCGATCATTTATGCGATCACCCTGATGGATTATCGCCGCATCCCGGCGCGCAGCGCGCGCAGGCCGGAGCGGTAG
- a CDS encoding SDR family oxidoreductase → MTRPHLFSFGHGYSAQALARHLLPRGWTITGTTRTPAKAQEFEAAGVRPLLLGQDAVPADLCGATHLLVSAAPDAEGDPMLRDWHSALRAAAPQLQWVGYLSTTGVYGDHHGGWVDEDTPLTPATRRGIARVQAEADWQEAARTLGFPLAIFRLAGIYGPGRGPFAKLRAGTARRIVKPGQVFSRIHVEDIAQVLEAGIDRRSQGIFNVCDDLPVPPEEVIGYAAELLGLPLPPAEDFAPAEMTPMARSFYAESKRVRNDRMKRELGITLLYPDYRSGLRALRAGMRR, encoded by the coding sequence ATGACGAGACCACACCTGTTTTCCTTCGGCCACGGCTACAGCGCGCAGGCCCTCGCCCGGCATCTCCTGCCGCGGGGCTGGACGATCACCGGGACCACGCGAACGCCCGCAAAGGCGCAGGAGTTCGAGGCGGCGGGCGTCCGGCCGCTGCTGCTCGGGCAGGATGCGGTGCCGGCGGATCTTTGCGGTGCCACGCACCTTCTCGTGTCCGCCGCTCCCGATGCGGAGGGCGACCCGATGCTCCGGGATTGGCACAGTGCCCTGCGCGCCGCCGCGCCGCAATTGCAATGGGTCGGCTATCTCTCCACCACCGGCGTCTACGGCGATCATCACGGCGGCTGGGTAGACGAGGACACGCCGCTCACCCCCGCCACGCGCCGCGGCATCGCACGGGTGCAGGCCGAAGCGGACTGGCAGGAGGCGGCGCGCACGCTCGGTTTTCCGCTCGCCATCTTTCGCCTCGCCGGGATCTACGGACCGGGGCGCGGCCCCTTCGCAAAGCTCCGCGCCGGAACCGCGCGTCGGATCGTGAAGCCCGGACAGGTCTTTTCCCGCATCCATGTCGAGGATATCGCGCAGGTGCTCGAGGCCGGCATCGACCGGCGGTCGCAGGGGATCTTCAACGTCTGCGACGATCTTCCCGTACCGCCGGAGGAGGTGATCGGATATGCCGCCGAACTCCTCGGCCTGCCACTGCCGCCGGCGGAGGACTTCGCACCCGCGGAGATGACGCCGATGGCGCGCAGCTTCTATGCTGAAAGCAAGCGCGTGCGGAACGACCGGATGAAGCGCGAGCTCGGCATCACGCTCCTCTATCCCGACTACCGCTCCGGCCTGCGCGCGCTGCGCGCCGGGATGCGGCGATAA
- a CDS encoding AMP nucleosidase, which translates to MNSRTRTLNVETPPARAPRSFTDPSEAVDCLEALYAEATGYLTERFSDLARGGAPKARYRAFYPEIRVATTSYAKMDSRLSFGHVARPGVYSTTITRPDLFRNYLVQQIAQIVRNHGVSVEVGPSQTPIPIHFAVATDDNITVPQEGAMSYPLRDVFDVPDLTTTHDDIVNGFDFKHADGSAALAPFTAQRIDYSLARLSHYTATDPVHFQNHVLFTNYQFYVTEFEAYARAMLADPASGYTSFVSTGNVEITEADTLIPPTAKMPQMPAYHLKRPDGQGVTLVNIGVGPSNAKTATDHIAVLRPHAWIMVGHCAGLRNSQRLGDFVLAHAYLREDHVLDDDLPVWVPIPALAEIQTSLEDAVEEVTELEGYELKRIMRTGTVATIDNRNWELRDQSGPVQRLSQSRAIALDMESATIAANGFRFRVPYGTLLCVSDKPLHGELKLPGMASEFYTTQVARHLLIGIRAMEILREMPIERIHSRKLRSFEETAFL; encoded by the coding sequence ATGAACAGCAGGACCAGGACCCTGAATGTCGAGACACCGCCGGCACGCGCGCCGCGCAGCTTCACCGATCCGTCGGAGGCGGTCGATTGTCTCGAGGCGCTCTATGCCGAGGCGACCGGCTACCTGACGGAGAGATTTTCCGACCTGGCTCGCGGCGGTGCCCCGAAGGCGCGCTACCGCGCCTTCTATCCCGAGATCCGGGTGGCGACCACCTCCTATGCGAAGATGGACAGCCGCCTGTCCTTCGGACATGTGGCGCGGCCCGGCGTCTATTCGACCACGATCACCCGGCCCGATCTCTTCCGCAACTATCTCGTGCAGCAGATCGCCCAGATCGTGCGCAACCATGGCGTGAGCGTGGAGGTGGGGCCGTCGCAAACTCCGATTCCGATCCATTTCGCAGTGGCGACGGATGACAACATCACCGTGCCGCAGGAGGGCGCGATGTCCTATCCGCTGCGCGACGTCTTCGACGTTCCCGATCTGACGACAACCCACGACGACATCGTCAACGGGTTCGATTTCAAGCATGCGGACGGGTCCGCCGCGCTCGCACCCTTCACTGCGCAGCGGATCGACTATTCGCTCGCGCGGCTGTCGCATTATACGGCCACCGATCCGGTGCATTTCCAGAACCATGTCCTGTTCACGAACTACCAGTTCTACGTCACGGAATTCGAGGCCTATGCGCGGGCCATGCTGGCCGATCCGGCAAGCGGCTACACGAGCTTCGTGTCGACGGGGAATGTGGAAATCACCGAGGCCGACACGCTGATCCCGCCGACGGCGAAGATGCCGCAGATGCCGGCCTACCATCTCAAGCGCCCGGACGGGCAGGGGGTGACGCTGGTGAACATCGGGGTCGGGCCGTCGAACGCGAAGACGGCGACGGACCATATTGCGGTGCTGCGGCCGCATGCCTGGATCATGGTCGGCCATTGCGCCGGGTTGAGGAATTCCCAGCGGCTCGGCGATTTCGTGCTGGCGCATGCCTACCTGCGGGAGGACCACGTGCTCGACGACGATCTTCCGGTCTGGGTGCCGATCCCGGCGCTGGCAGAGATCCAGACCTCGCTCGAGGACGCGGTCGAGGAGGTGACGGAGCTCGAGGGCTACGAGCTCAAGCGGATCATGCGGACGGGTACGGTGGCGACCATCGACAACCGCAACTGGGAGTTGCGCGACCAGTCGGGGCCGGTGCAGCGGCTGAGCCAGTCGCGTGCGATCGCGCTCGATATGGAAAGCGCGACCATCGCGGCGAACGGATTCCGCTTCCGTGTGCCTTACGGCACGCTCCTCTGCGTCTCGGACAAGCCACTCCATGGCGAGCTGAAGCTGCCGGGGATGGCTTCCGAGTTCTATACGACGCAGGTTGCGCGGCATTTGCTCATTGGAATTCGCGCAATGGAAATCCTGCGCGAAATGCCAATCGAACGCATTCACAGCCGAAAATTGCGGTCTTTCGAGGAGACAGCCTTCCTCTGA